CCTTGTGTCGCTGCGCGCCGGTGGCACTCTTGTGGTGGTTGAGGCAGAACTCGCACACGAACAGGCGCGGGACCCGCGCGGCGTCGCCCGGGTACGGGGACTGGTACCACACCTCCATCATGTACTTACCCATCACCAACGTATCTGGGGACAAACACATATTCTGTCTAGGACATTCTAGGTCTGTAAAATGATAAGGTTTTTTCATTCACGAGGCTGCAAATTTCCATCCTTTTCCAGCCTTTCATAAAGCGATTTTTTCAGAATTAGTTTTTAAACACTTTTGACAAGGCGACAGGAAAACATCATGAGGACAGATAGAACAGGTAGAAATTCCAATATATTGCAATCTGGAAGCGCCAGCAAGTTTAGTTGCAATGTTAAAAATTCTTAGGAGTTGTCATTCTGGTACGTTAAGTTAAGTATTGTGGAAAGGCTATAGAAAAAAAGGACATCTGCAAGATAACAAATTCcttataaaaatcaaactttAGTATATCGGGTCAGCAATAATACAAATCCTGACTGGGACAAACTTACCTAGTCCCTTTATCTGTAGGTATATCCCCTAGTTCCTCTTCTATCTTGATGGCGGCAAGTGCCTGCGCCTCCCTGAACAGCCTCAGATCGTAGTCCGGAGCAAAGCCCTCGAGGATCGGCTCCCTGTCTTCCGTCATCTCCTCATTGCCAGACGCTGCCAGTTTCTCACGTAACTCTTGACTGCCTTTCCATTTTGACCGCATGTCCTAGGaatagtattatattttgtatgcgATTTCTGAAGGGTTATCTCAGTTTAAGGGAGAAAATTTTTAGAAACCTGAAATAATTTAGTCTGATGTActaaaattgtaaacatttccaaaaaaaattacgttaaaattgttttcgaaaATTTCGGTATAGTATTTGTAGGTatgatacaaattatttttttcccaaTTCAAGTTGTTTTTATGACCCGAAACTATTTGCACCACACCACACAATTTCAATAAGTGTGTAATAATAGTAATGTATCTCAGACATTTTGGGAAGACACCCAAATAGCACGATATGAATGTTGGATTTCTTTCTCGATACTTCATGTGAATGTTCGATTTTCTCAAATTTGGAATGGCTTTCTTTCCCGTTCCCTTTACGTAAGTACACACAAGTTCACACCAGTGAGCGTAGTCCCCATACCTTGACCTTGAGCTGGTAGGCGCGCTGCTCGAGCGTGGGCATGGCGCGCGGCCGCTGCTGCAGCAGCTGCAgcgcgcggcgccgcgccgccgccgccgccgcgcgctcctCGCCCGCCGCCACGCACCACGCGCCCGTCACGTTGTGGTACAGCGGGCACGCGTCCCACGTCATGTGCCGGCTGGACTTGCCGCCTGACGCAACACCATACAATATAACAGACCATCTCTGCTCATCATACTCTAGATGGGACGAAAATCTCTACCGGGATACGCCCTTAAAACACCGGATTATGATCCTTCCTCATCCAGACTTTCCTCAACTGTCTTGCAATCAAAATGGGAAACCACTCAGCACAATGGACTGACGACTCATTAGAAGGTGTTGACGTTCATCAATCTTGTTCATGTACGATGAGCAGATGACAATTAATTACTAAAGGCGATAGTCATGACTGTATTAGTTCGcggataaagataaaaataataaagataggGCACTAAAACTGCGATGCTGCTGACCAAGTACACTTGGAAAGGTATTGAAAGAACAAACCCTGCTATACCCCCAGTGAACAAATCGTACCCTGACATAGGTGGACGGAAAATTTTACTTCTCTATTATGGTTCTTGGTAAATTAGTAGTAGAGAGCCAACTACTTGGAAGAAAACTCAGAGTAGTCATAAAACacgttttatgtaaaatcacagataatattggtatttttaaCTTACCGAGATGTCCGCTGGAGTCACAGCCACGTACAGGACACCGTTGTTGAGCCGGCTCTTGTGGCATCGGCAGAACGACCGGCGACCTCGCCGGCGGAGCCCGACCCTTAATATTCTTCTTAATATCTTTGTTGTTACTActgttgttgctgttgctgTTGCTGTTGCTATTGCTGGCACTGctagaaaataatatagaaataaacgtatttctatattatttatatgattaactaaattaatttaaaatacacatttcaaAAGCTGCAATATAGATGTTAGGTATATTGGTGCATTGGAAATGTGGGTGAAAGAAAGAAATTGTCGTTAGTGAAGTTAGTAGTGAGAAATTATTtcgaaaacaatattaccaCCTACTGAAGTAGCATCCTTAGGcagtaaaataaagaatataggTATCACTTCAAAAAGTTATAAGATATACAAGAATTCCGTATTAGTcatatttgtttgaatgttaataatttacaaGAAATCAATTAGATTATATTGGTTGTCAAAGTAAACATTTAGAAGGCCAAATGGCATTATTCAAGACCCAAGCTATGCTAAAAGGCATGAGCTCATGCGGCGGCGGTGACCAGTTTGGTAAGAACGAATCTAGGTCATTTTCAAGAtaacaaactaataaaataaactatcacAGACTTACTTCTTATCATTGCTCTTATCATCAGCTTCTGAATCAGTGTCAGTGTTGGTCCGTCTTGATGCTGCAGCTAATCTCGACACCCTCGCTGACAGAGACCGTGTCAGCTTCCTGGGCATTGTGGCTACTGGAGAATCACCGGAATCGCCACTCTTAGAAGCTTGGTCTCTTGTCTCctgtaaataatgttaataaatgttaaactttGGACAGAAAGGTtggttaattttgttattatttgataacAATGAATTTGAGatgattaatattttgatagatCAATTTAGGATTGTTTTAATCTAAGAAACCCCTGATCAAtatgatacttttttatttttccccaCATAGCTGCTgccattttatttcaagtcatAATTTTGGACTTCCAAGAAATGAAATATGAGgaacataagtaataaataattcaaaagtttaatcaacaacaaataacttatttttaaactaactaAGTATGTAATGCATCAGTTACCAAAAATGTATGTTAGCTATCATTTTCTGTTTAATACATACCTTGGTAGCACTGGATGGAGGCTTTGTCTTCCCAGTTTTAATTGGGTCCTTCTTCGGTGTAGGCTCACTCTCACTGTCTGAGGAAACAGACTCCACTGAAGACTGACTGGAAGTGCATGATGATGCACTCTTGTCCTCAATAGATTTCTTTGGAGGTGGTCCATTCAGCCTGTTAACACTTTTCCGCTTAGCATTATCTTTTGAATTAGAATCGTCATTGTCAGCTGTTGTCACCGGAGAGTTGTCTTTCTCATCGCTAGACTTTCTAGAACCTCGCTTTGGTCTAGGTGATGCTTTAGGGCTTTTATTAGTTGATGATTTACTCTCAGATTCAGATTCGGAACTATTGTCAGGGGAGAATATGCTTTTCTTTTTAAGTGTGCCGGTGTCCGGTTTTGGTTGAGCCTTGGGTATTGTTTTTTGGGATTGGTTTCGGAGTCTTTGCACCAGAAGAAATTCTCTGTGCAGTTTTGCCTTTTGCAAGAACTGCAACAGCAGCCTTTGGTTTGGTGGAAACTCGTCTCCTAGGTGGAGCTGGTTTTGGACTTGGTACTTTAGGAGGTTCATCATCACTTGATGATGATATCTTTGCTTTTGATGGTCTTCGTGGTTTTGGTTCCTCTTTCTTCTTCGGCTCTTCAACTTTTACAGGTGATTTTGGTGCTGGTGGTGCAATAGTGGTTGCTGGGGTGTCG
Above is a window of Trichoplusia ni isolate ovarian cell line Hi5 chromosome 9 unlocalized genomic scaffold, tn1 tig00003177_group8, whole genome shotgun sequence DNA encoding:
- the LOC113506307 gene encoding suppressor protein SRP40-like is translated as MTNLDVSNSSTDSSSGSTSDSSSSGSSSTSSGSGSSSSDSESSTSDTPATTIAPPAPKSPVKVEEPKKKEEPKPRRPSKAKISSSSDDEPPKFLQKAKLHREFLLVQRLRNQSQKTIPKAQPKPDTGTLKKKSIFSPDNSSESESESKSSTNKSPKASPRPKRGSRKSSDEKDNSPVTTADNDDSNSKDNAKRKSVNRLNGPPPKKSIEDKSASSCTSSQSSVESVSSDSESEPTPKKDPIKTGKTKPPSSATKETRDQASKSGDSGDSPVATMPRKLTRSLSARVSRLAAASRRTNTDTDSEADDKSNDKNSASNSNSNSNSNNSSNNKDIKKNIKGRAPPARSPVVLPMPQEPAQQRCPVRGCDSSGHLGGKSSRHMTWDACPLYHNVTGAWCVAAGEERAAAAAARRRALQLLQQRPRAMPTLEQRAYQLKVKDMRSKWKGSQELREKLAASGNEEMTEDREPILEGFAPDYDLRLFREAQALAAIKIEEELGDIPTDKGTR